A window of Argopecten irradians isolate NY chromosome 1, Ai_NY, whole genome shotgun sequence contains these coding sequences:
- the LOC138329470 gene encoding toll-like receptor 2: protein MYMPNLLSLKMDSNDMRKISGGAFDGLANLQCLSLSDNRLDSSLGEDVFKPLVNLRVLSIYRNTFHIDKSYPNNALSYLSSIETLEVDIFQDFVFGSPFMHFRTLTTLYLNGIEICSIHNASFIGLGSSPITNLTIHSRIRYIEKNALSPFINLTELNINSRKTLDIRDVFQALYGLRNRTMGQLMFENNYIRAQPPVTLTATDIMFLKTICVKRLYLIRNSLMFIPFRTVTAWTNRNCIAILDLSVNKFSEFSQSFLTLPLFHELTNFSLTHNIPSRTKRSMVFKEASEKIFVLPPKLVFLNISRNYIRLHDNNTHFSSNNSLKSYDISYQRKNAFLLTIHGKDLSHLEELFVSGMSCTHVRCIEIAPMTKLSKLEARQCNLKNEFLLLNSTSVFRGLTNLTYLDLSANHLNQWSSLLFNDQRQSLNVLLISQNEIDVFPTEALNVLEQLEYLDISNNALTTLTLSDYELLEKLKQRSPKLLVNLHGNRLVCSCDDLEFLRWMLSTTVLMDKDNLRCVTSLGDSITIKHLQENFDKFEIDCASISWLIVSIVLLVVMYLFLTVSFVSWKYSAKLRIWCRQPLEGDFTHHAFISYADTDGSWVRKHIEPYLEQEEISFMCADKDFKPGKDIASNILDTIDLCYKSVFVVSYEFLNSEWPRYAMQVASGYSFRKGRETMNIVILLDDIQLSELPKLLRKNWVNVRRLRWPRDESTCQGEDGENISIETKRENVLKKLSKYIQNGIPELHPVGDTLQSETIV, encoded by the coding sequence ATGTACATGCCGAATCTACTGTCGTTGAAAATGGACTCAAACGACATGAGAAAAATTTCTGGTGGGGCATTTGACGGTCTTGCTAACCTGCAATGTCTTAGCCTTAGTGATAATAGACTCGATAGCTCCCTTGGTGAGGATGTTTTCAAACCACTTGTGAACCTCCGAGTTTTATCAATATATCGGAATACTTTCCATATTGATAAAAGTTATCCGAACAATGCACTGTCGTATCTTTCCAGCATTGAGACTCTTGAAGTCGACATTTTCCAAGATTTTGTTTTTGGAAGTCCTTTTATGCATTTCAGGACGCTGACGACTTTATACTTGAATGGTATTGAGATATGTTCCATTCATAATGCATCTTTCATTGGATTGGGTAGTTCACCTATAACAAATCTCACCATTCACTCGAGAATCAGGTATATAGAGAAGAACGCACTTTCTCCATTCATAAATCTTACCGAGCTGAACATTAATTCTAGGAAAACGTTGGATATTCGGGATGTCTTCCAAGCCTTATATGGATTACGCAACAGAACAATGGGACAGCTGATGTTTGAAAACAATTATATTAGAGCACAACCCCCGGTGACGTTAACGGCAACCGATATCATGTTTCTAAAGACAATTTGTGTCAAACGTCTTTATCTTATCAGGAATTCATTGATGTTTATTCCTTTCCGGACAGTTACAGCGTGGACAAACAGAAATTGTATAGCAATTTTAGATTTGTCGGTAAATAAGTTTTCAGAATTTTCTCAATCATTTTTAACACTGCCTTTATTTCATGAACTTACGAATTTTTCTCTCACACATAATATACCTAGTCGGACAAAACGATCGATGGTCTTCAAAGAGGCgtcagaaaaaatatttgttcttcCTCCTAAATTAGTGTTTTTAAACATAAGTCGTAATTATATACGTCTTCATGATAACAACACTCACTTCTCATCTAACAATTCTCTTAAATCTTATGACATCAGTTATCAGCGAAAGAATGCCTTTTTACTTACTATTCACGGTAAAGATCTCTCTCATTTAGAAGAATTGTTTGTTTCGGGTATGAGCTGCACCCACGTTAGATGTATTGAAATAGCCCCGATGACAAAGTTATCAAAACTTGAAGCCAGacaatgtaatttaaaaaacGAATTCCTCTTACTTAACTCAACTTCGGTATTCAGAGGGCTTACAAACCTTACATATTTGGACTTGTCCGCTAACCACCTCAACCAATGGAGTTCATTATTGTTTAATGACCAGAGACAATCCTTAAATGTTTTACTCATCTCACAGAATGAGATAGACGTGTTCCCAACAGAAGCTCTGAATGTACTTGAACAGCTAGAATATCTAGATATCAGTAATAACGCGCTGACAACGCTGACGCTATCGGACTATGAACTCTTAGAGAAGTTAAAACAAAGATCGCCGAAATTACTTGTCAATCTTCACGGTAACCGATTAGTGTGTAGCTGTGATGATTTGGAATTTCTTCGCTGGATGTTAAGCACCACAGTACTAATGGACAAAGATAATCTACGATGTGTCACATCGTTAGGTGACTCAATCACGATTAAACATCTACAAGAAAACTTTGATAAATTTGAAATCGACTGTGCCTCCATCAGCTGGCTCATTGTCTCCATAGTATTGCTCGTGGTGATGTACCTGTTTCTTACCGTGTCGTTTGTATCCTGGAAATACAGCGCTAAACTACGAATCTGGTGTCGACAGCCATTGGAGGGCGACTTCACACACCATGCCTTCATATCGTATGCAGACACGGACGGATCATGGGTACGAAAACATATTGAACCTTATTTAGAGCAAGAAGAAATATCTTTCATGTGTGCGGACAAAGATTTCAAACCCGGTAAGGATATTGCCTCAAACATCCTGGACACGATAGATCTATGTTATAAATCTGTGTTCGTGGTAAGTTATGAATTTTTGAACAGTGAATGGCCAAGGTATGCTATGCAAGTTGCAAGTGGTTATTCCTTCAGAAAAGGAAGAGAGACAATGAACATTGTAATCCTTTTAGATGATATTCAATTATCAGAGCTTCCAAAACTACTGCGAAAAAACTGGGTTAACGTTAGAAGGTTACGATGGCCACGTGATGAGTCAACATGCCAGGGAGAAGATGGTGAAAACATCTCAATAGAAACTAAAAGGGAAAACGTTTTGAAGAAATTATCAAAGTATATCCAAAATGGAATCCCTGAACTCCATCCAGTCGGAGATACCTTGCAAAGTGAAACAATAGTGTGA